In the Silene latifolia isolate original U9 population chromosome 1, ASM4854445v1, whole genome shotgun sequence genome, TTGGCTGTCGGATGTACTAGCTAGAGGAAAGGAGATAGTAGATTATATACCAGGGCTTCCGTCAACGACCACAGCAGACCTGACGAACATTTTTCAATGGAGCTGGTGAAAAGTTGTTGAAGCCTTCACTCTTGTCAACAAAGCTCAGTGTCAGTTGTTCACTTCCATCTACgaaattaaagataaaatggCAATTCCAGTTTATACCGTTGGTGCGATGATACCATACTTGAACCTTAAACTGAATAATGATGACTACCCTGTTCAAGGGCGGGGTGGGTGAAAATGGTTTTGTGGTGCGACCAACTGTGCCAACCTGCAATTGGAGGATTTTGGACACATTTTGAAGGCATATATATATATGCTGGAGTTCCAATGCTAACTTGTCCTATTTTTTGGGATCAAATGCCCAACAGTAAGCTAATAGTGAATTTAGTTACAAGGAAAGAAATAGGTGATGTTGTAATGAGTATCATGAACCCCAGGAGTGAAGAGCGGACAAAGATGTTTTAATGTGTATCAACTATCAACAATGGAAGAGCGAGAAGTTTTTAAAGTTGCTACTAACTCAACAAGGTAACATAATAATCCTACACAAGTACAAATTACAATGACCAGACACCGCCTCTACACTTTTCTTGTATGCATTGTACTCAAGTAGAAGTAATAATTGCTTCTACATATAAGTAAGGACTTGCAGTTCACTAACAGTGTCGCCTTTTCCTCTAATTGCTCTTGCTTTGTTGTCTAATATTTCCAGAACCTGGGGGCAGGAATCATCCATTGAATGTTAAAAACACTACGCACGAGAATAATACTCAAAACAATCAGAATACATATATACCTCAGGCCGGGAATCGAGAACTCCACTGGACATTCCGACATCAATACGCCATATGCTACAGTTATACTCACTGCAAGGGTAAAACAAACAAAATATCATCAAGTTTATCAAAAGGGAAGTCATCCCAAATATGGATGCGCTAACAACACACACATACCAGTTCACCCCTTGAGTCTGAGGAGTATGACCCACCACCATCGCCTTGGCACCAATAGCTTGCAGGGTTTCCTCAAGGATTGTGTGAATCTGACAACCAGATGGAGTATAATTTAACCAACCATTCATTAACAGCAAATATTTTCAAAGGAAAGGAGTGCATGCAGAGTGCTTGCCTGGTTAATCTGATAGTCTTCCAGGTCTGAAGTATCTGTGGAGTATAAGCGATTCCAGACAACACTATCGTATCCGCGTGTGGCAATGAAAGGGATGGGAGTTGTAGTATCATTCTCATCATGTTCACCTCTCATCCAACAAGATACCTGATTGTTCAACCTTTCAATTCCATAACCAACTgaacaaccaccaccacgcacAAGTCTGTTTGTTAGCATTTTCAGGATTATTATTACTCCATAACACAAGAAAAGTATGTTATGCGTTCACTGCATACCGTGATGAGGAAGAAGTCCACCATGACAAAACACCCAATCATCAACTTTAAGAACAATGGGATGCCGAGCTAGTTCACGAGCAAGTGGGCCTCCAGGTTGAAAAAGTAGTGAACGTGCGATCACTCCTCTTTGCCTCTGTCCTAATACATAATTATTCCAGGTTTTTACaacaaatataaaaataataataataataatataagagCATGCAGGTAGTAGTACCTTGACTAGATTCCAAGGACCCCAGTGGTTACGGGATTTGTTGCGGTCTTCCTTCCACTTAGCAGAGACATCAATCCAGGTAACAAAAGCCTGTTCCCAATTATGATCGCATTCACCCAAGTATTCCAGAAAGTCGGAGCACTCATCAAAACCCCCAGAGTCAACATATCTAAAATCACGTTCAACGTTGATAGTTTCATGATTTCCGTTAAcctatgaatgaatgaatgaatgaatgaatgaagattAAAAAGGTGGAAGGAAGGAATGTTGAGAAATGATGAGGTGGGAACCTGGAAGACAGCTCCTCCTTGGGGTCTGGCCTGCATATCCAAACATCTGAGCAATGACAAGATAGCTATTTCATCCTGTCCGCGATCCAGTATATCCCCTACCTGGATAACAACctagtatatatagtagtacatgcATCAGTATGCATACAGTTGAGAATAAAAGACGATAGAAAGTCATCGGGTATGAAATATATACCGTGTGACCACCAGTCCATGTGTTTCGACCATCAGAACTCAAGACTCCAGCCAGGTTCAGAGCCCATCTCGCCTTTGATAGATCTCCATGTAAATCCCCAACTACATACGTTGTTACATATTTTACATAACAATATCAAAGTACATGCATGTTTCTAGCAAGTACGGAGTATATGATAAGATAAGATACGATAAGATAAGAtgaaataaaaagtgaacaaaccGGCAATAAGGCGACGGTTAGGAAGAGAAACAAAAGTAGGAGGGTTTCCACTTTGGATAATTGGCTTCACTTCTCCGTTTACTACTactgcattattattattattattattattattattattattattattattattccgagTAGTGTTGTAGGAGGAGTATCGTCTTTGTGGCAGCTTTCTTATGCTAAGATTACAAGTTATTGGGACTTTGAAACATATTGAAGCCGCCattttattattagtagtagtatcaGTATGTTGTTCATCCCATTTcccattattattaattattagtGTATACGTATGTCCATGATTATATGATTATGATTTAGTATGAATTTATGATATTTGACAAATTCCAGATTCTGAGGCCTTTATTTCTCCACTTGGGCCTTGTTTCACCTTTTTTTCTTCTATCCTATAAATTGTTATGTAGTCCACAAACTCAGACTGACAGACTCACTACAGTATCAGCAACCGAATATAGTAGATACATGTAATCAAATCAAAGCTAGTAATAAGGGGAGCAATTAGTATCACAataatacacggtatttcgggattccagtgtcccggaataaaattctccggaaatcacatagaaagttccatagaaagttcctcgggtcagataaagcggccccgcAAAATTTGAgtgccaacggaagacatttggggtgccggtatgccatataccagcattcgtcaaacctcagataatcgtgaaaaatctattaatgctcgttatttgaagctgaaatcgaataggttaactcctga is a window encoding:
- the LOC141617392 gene encoding shewanella-like protein phosphatase 1 isoform X2, with the translated sequence MAASICFKVPITCNLSIRKLPQRRYSSYNTTRNNNNNNAVVVNGEVKPIIQSGNPPTFVSLPNRRLIAVGDLHGDLSKARWALNLAGVLSSDGRNTWTGGHTVVIQVGDILDRGQDEIAILSLLRCLDMQARPQGGAVFQVNGNHETINVERDFRYVDSGGFDECSDFLEYLGECDHNWEQAFVTWIDVSAKWKEDRNKSRNHWGPWNLVKRQRGVIARSLLFQPGGPLARELARHPIVLKVDDWVFCHGGLLPHHVGYGIERLNNQVSCWMRGEHDENDTTTPIPFIATRGYDSVVWNRLYSTDTSDLEDYQINQIHTILEETLQAIGAKAMVVGHTPQTQGVNCEYNCSIWRIDVGMSSGVLDSRPEVLEILDNKARAIRGKGDTVSELQVLTYM
- the LOC141617392 gene encoding shewanella-like protein phosphatase 1 isoform X1, giving the protein MAASICFKVPITCNLSIRKLPQRRYSSYNTTRNNNNNNNNNNNNNNNNAVVVNGEVKPIIQSGNPPTFVSLPNRRLIAVGDLHGDLSKARWALNLAGVLSSDGRNTWTGGHTVVIQVGDILDRGQDEIAILSLLRCLDMQARPQGGAVFQVNGNHETINVERDFRYVDSGGFDECSDFLEYLGECDHNWEQAFVTWIDVSAKWKEDRNKSRNHWGPWNLVKRQRGVIARSLLFQPGGPLARELARHPIVLKVDDWVFCHGGLLPHHVGYGIERLNNQVSCWMRGEHDENDTTTPIPFIATRGYDSVVWNRLYSTDTSDLEDYQINQIHTILEETLQAIGAKAMVVGHTPQTQGVNCEYNCSIWRIDVGMSSGVLDSRPEVLEILDNKARAIRGKGDTVSELQVLTYM